GCCCCCTGCGCGTCCTCACCCACTGCAACGCCGGGGCCCTCGCCACCGCCGGATGGGGCACGGCCCTCGGCGTCGTCCGGGAACTGCACGCGCGGGGACGGATCGAGCTGGTCTACGCGGACGAGACGCGCCCGCTGCTGCAGGGCGCCCGGCTCACCGCGTGGGAGCTGGAGCAGGCCGGGATCCCCTACGTCGTCCAGGCGGACGCCGCCGCGGCGAGCACGATCATGCGCGGCCTCGCCGACGTCGCCGTCATCGGCGCGGACCGCGTCGCCGCCAACGGCGACACCGCCAACAAGATCGGCTCGCTCGGCGTGGCGCTGGCCTGCGAGGCGGCAGGGATCCCCCTGGTCGTCGCCGCGCCGTGGAGCACGGTCGACCTCGCGGTGCCCGACGGTGACAACATCCCCATCGAGGAGCGTCCCGCCGAGGAGATCCTCGGCTGGGGCGGCGTGAAGACCGCCCCGGCCGGGGCCGCCGCCTTCAACCCGGCGTTCGACGTCACGCCCGCGCGCCTCGTGACCGCGCTGGTCACCGAAACGGGGGTCCTGGAGGTGTCGGCCGGGGTGACGCCGGGCCGGTCCGATCGGCCATCATGAGGGCCGTGCCCACCTCCCCGACACCTCGCGCCACACCGCCCTCCAACACCGCACCGCCCTCCAACACCGCGCCCTCCAACACCCCGCCCTCCCACGCCGCGCAGCCTCGCCTCGCCGAACTCGAGTGCGTCCTGGAGCGCATCACCTACGCCAACGAGGAGACCGGCTACACCGTCGCGCGGGTGGCGACCGCCAAGAGCGGGAGCGACCTGCTCACCGTCGTGGGGGCGCTGCTCGGCGCGCAGGTGGGGGAGAGCCTGCGGCTGACCGGGCGGTGGCGCACCCACCCCAAGTACGGCAAGCAGTTCGAGGCCGAGTCGTACACGACCGTCCTGCCGGCGACCGTGCAGGGCATCCGCCGCTACCTCGGCTCCGGCATGATCAAGGGGATCGGGCCGGTGATGGCCGACCGGATGGTGGAGCACTTCGGCACCGACATCCTCCGGATCATCGAGGAGGAGCCCGAGCGGCTCGTCGAGGTGCAGGGCCTCGGCCCCAAGCGCACCAAGCGCATCGCCGAGGCGTGGGAGGAGCAGAAGGCCATCAAGGAGGTGATGGTCTTCCTGCAGGGCGTCGGGGTCTCGACGTCCCTGGCCGTCCGCATCTACAAGCAGTACGGGGACAGGTCCATCGACACCGTCCGCAAGGAGCCGTACCGGCTCGCGTCGGACGTGTGGGGCATCGGGTTCAAGACCGCCGACACGATCGCGCAGGCCGTCGGCATCCCGCACGACAGCCCCGAGCGGATCAAGGCCGGGCTCCAGTACACGCTGTCCGAGGCGGCC
The sequence above is drawn from the Actinomadura hallensis genome and encodes:
- the mtnA gene encoding S-methyl-5-thioribose-1-phosphate isomerase, which encodes MTNDVRAVEWTGDGLRLLDQTVLPGRVEYLDVRDVDTLVDAIRRLVVRGAPALGVAGAFGVAVALLQAEREGWDRARRNAAIGRIREARPTAVNLAAGVDRVLPLAIEGAAAVAAGAQELLDEDVRGNRAIGAFGADWILARTGDRPLRVLTHCNAGALATAGWGTALGVVRELHARGRIELVYADETRPLLQGARLTAWELEQAGIPYVVQADAAAASTIMRGLADVAVIGADRVAANGDTANKIGSLGVALACEAAGIPLVVAAPWSTVDLAVPDGDNIPIEERPAEEILGWGGVKTAPAGAAAFNPAFDVTPARLVTALVTETGVLEVSAGVTPGRSDRPS